The Felis catus isolate Fca126 chromosome B2, F.catus_Fca126_mat1.0, whole genome shotgun sequence region ttGAAAAGTAGAGGGCAGGAAATTACTAGCCCCTATGAATATCGTCTAAAAATATGAACTCTTGTTTCATCTACACTCTTCCCTATCATTTTAAAGTAAACCTCAGACATACTATTTTATctgtaaatcttttatttttttcacatttatctgtttcgagggagagagaatgccaaacaggctctgcactgtcagcgcagaaccctatgcggggcttgaacccacagactataagatcatgacctgagccggaagtcaagttggacgcttaactgagccacccaggcacccctatctgtAAATGAGAGGCTTAGACCTTAATATCTTCTGATAATTTGATATTCCAGGTCATTTCTTACAGAGAGGAAATAAGTCTTCGTTTCCTGGGGCAACTGAAACAAGCTACTTCTTGGCTTAAACCAACAGAAAACTTATTcctatagttctggaggccaaacatccaaaatcaaggtgtgagcTCCCTCAGAAGGCTCTAGGAATCAATCTTCTGGTGGTTGCCAACAGtccttgctatttcttgtcttgtAGCTGTGTCGCTCTTCTTATTACATGGCCTTTGCTCTTCGTCTTCTCTTTTTGTGAGGATACTAGTCATTGGATTCAGGGCCTGCACTAATCTGGTctaacctcattttaactaagTATATTTGGAATGACCGtttttccagataaggtcacattctagGTGGACATACAgtggagtgaggggaggggcactATTCAACCTGGTACACCATCCTTCACCATTCAGGTGCAAGTTTGGGTGGCAAAGTACCCGTGTTGATGCCGGCACAATGCCACCAGTGTGTTAGTTTTCTTGAGTTTGGTTTGGGTGGTTAGCTCCCTGTGGCCTGCTCATCTCTGAGCACAGACCATCAAGTTTGTGATCTTAGAAAACTAATCATTGCGATGAGGTGACCTGCCCAAAGGACTATGGCCCTTAGAGACCCAGAGCACCACAATCCCACCCCTTGATCAACCCTATTACCCCAAAAGTCCTTACTCTTGCTGCTGCATCCACGTTGAGAGCCAAGCCTTTGGTCCTCCACAATGCAGAGACTAGAAGGTACCATTCTTGGGTGCTGCTGCAGTGTCTTAAGAGCCATCACTTGATGAATGTATGTGTTGAGCAGTATGAAAAGATGTGCTTTCTTTTGGACCCGCTCCTGAATAAAACCTTTTCTGTTTAATGGTTAGGCTTTGTATCTAAAAAAGTATAGTGCAGTGGGTGGTTGAAGGCTGAATAGTGGGgcttacaaacaataaaaaaaaaaaaaaaaaatcagactcaaCCCCAAATTACAAAACCTCTCCTCAGGGTGTAGGGCGAAGATATGCTCATGTGGTGTTGAGGAAAGCAGACATCGATCTCACCAAGAGGGCAGGAGAGCTCACTGAGGATGAGGTGAGGACAAGGAAGGGGGTGCTGTGGGCTGGGCCTGCCTTGGAAGGGAGGCCATCTGTATCTGACCTTTGTCCTGCTTGACAGGTAGAACGTGTGATCACCATTATGCAGAATCCACGCCAGTATAAGATCCCAGACTGGTTTTTGAACAGACAAAAGGATGTGAAGGATGGAAAATACAGCCAGGTGTGTATTGAAATGGGAGAGATTAGAGAAAGGCAGGGTGTCCCCTTAGAATTAGTCCTAGGAGGTCAGTGGGTAAAACGTTGCTCTTCCAAATCCAGGTCCTGGCCAATGGTCTGGATAACAAACTCCGTGAAGACCTGGAACGACTGAAAAAGATTCGGGCCCACAGAGGGCTGCGCCACTTCTGGGGGTGAGTGGGGTGGgagtctcctctccctgcctgcccctaGACTCCCAGAGGTTTCTCATGCCCCCCAAGTGTTTCCTTTATGTTGTGTATGACCTGTgacctttctctcttctcacctGCAGACTTCGTGTCCGAGGCCAGCACACCAAGACCACAGGCCGCAGGGGCCGCACCGTGGGTGTgtccaagaagaaataaatctgtAGACCTTGTCTGTTAATAAATAGTTTATACACCTAAGTCTTCTTTGTATGTAGTTCTCTCCTTTATTCTGGGGACACTGATCCGGAAAGCTACCACAGTGGGCCCTTTGGGTGTTTCTCCTCTCAGTTGATGGCCTCACTCAGCTACCCAAACCAGGTGCCCTGGGTCTAGGGTAAAGCAATGGCGTTGCTACTCCCCGTCCTACCAGAAGTGGCGCGCCCTCTTTGGTTCCCACCCTCTAAGGTGTGAGGTAGAGAAAACACTCGGCCTAGAGGGGGAGCCTAAGCCAATTTCAAGACAGCCAAGGCTCTCGGGTTAGCGCGTGGGGCGGTGTGGCAAGTGTGAGCACCACAGGTCTTGACCAAACCTAggtttcttaaggaaaaaaagaagtagcgCGCGGGGACCCGGAGAGTTGTGAGCTTCCCCTACCGAGGCAACCCTATAAACCGCTGACCCGGAAGAGCTGGGCTCCGCAGCAGAGCGAGGGGGCGCTTGCGTACTTGGGGAGGGAGGCCGCGGCTGGTAGGCTGCCCCGCGCCCGCCTCTGCGTACGAGGCACACAGATCCCAATCCCATTCGCGGTCGCACAGAAGCCCCGCCACCGGTATTTCGCTTGCCTCTACCCTTCCGGGAAGGCGGTGTGCACGCGCCACTACACTCTccgagggaggagggcgggaACCAGCCGCCACCGCGGGTGGAGGAGGGGCGACTGGCGCTGTGGCGAAACCCCGCCATGGAGCCGAGCTTTGGGACGGCGGGGCCCCGACAAGGTAACCTCCCCGCAGCTCCGGCTATGCTACCCCACACCCCCC contains the following coding sequences:
- the RPS18 gene encoding 40S ribosomal protein S18 isoform X2, with the translated sequence MSLVIPEKFQHILRVLNTNIDGRRKIAFAITAIKGVGRRYAHVVLRKADIDLTKRAGELTEDEVERVITIMQNPRQYKIPDWFLNRQKDVKDGKYSQVLANGLDNKLREDLERLKKIRAHRGLRHFWGLRVRGQHTKTTGRRGRTVGVSKKK